The following are encoded in a window of Chryseobacterium sp. genomic DNA:
- the pdhA gene encoding pyruvate dehydrogenase (acetyl-transferring) E1 component subunit alpha → MKEFSKEVYLQWYNDMTMWRRFEDKCRSLYLKQKIRGFLHLYNGQEAIPAGFAHAMDLTKDSMITAYRCHIHPMAMGVDPKRIMAELCGKATGTSGGMGGSMHIFSKEHRFYGGHGIVGGQIPLGAGIAFADKYFDRKAVNICFFGDGAARQGSLHETFNMAMNWKLPVVFVVENNQYAMGTSVKRTANHEDIYKLGLGYEMPCMAVDAMDPEKVAEIAYEAIERARRGDGPTFIEARTYRFRGHSMSDAEHYRSKDEVELHKQDDPIQLIRQRILEKNWATEAELEDIDNKSRAFVEDCIEFMENSPYPDPEKIYEYVYAQEDYPFLDKVENN, encoded by the coding sequence ATGAAAGAATTTTCAAAAGAAGTTTACCTGCAGTGGTACAATGACATGACCATGTGGAGAAGGTTTGAGGACAAATGCCGCTCACTCTATCTAAAACAGAAAATCAGAGGATTTTTACATCTATACAATGGCCAGGAAGCTATTCCTGCCGGATTTGCACATGCCATGGACCTTACCAAGGACAGCATGATTACCGCATACAGATGTCATATTCACCCCATGGCCATGGGTGTGGATCCCAAAAGGATTATGGCCGAACTTTGCGGTAAGGCTACAGGAACCTCCGGCGGTATGGGCGGTTCTATGCACATCTTCAGTAAGGAGCACCGTTTTTATGGCGGACACGGTATAGTTGGTGGTCAGATCCCCTTGGGAGCCGGAATTGCTTTTGCCGATAAATATTTTGACCGTAAGGCTGTAAATATCTGTTTCTTTGGCGATGGTGCGGCCAGACAGGGTTCGCTGCATGAAACCTTTAACATGGCAATGAACTGGAAGCTGCCTGTGGTATTTGTTGTAGAGAACAACCAGTACGCCATGGGTACTTCAGTAAAAAGGACGGCTAACCACGAGGACATTTATAAACTTGGGTTGGGCTACGAAATGCCGTGTATGGCGGTGGACGCTATGGATCCTGAAAAGGTGGCCGAGATCGCTTACGAAGCTATTGAAAGAGCCAGAAGAGGCGACGGTCCAACTTTTATTGAAGCACGTACCTACCGTTTCAGAGGTCACTCCATGTCTGATGCCGAGCATTACAGAAGCAAGGATGAGGTGGAACTTCACAAACAGGACGACCCGATACAGCTGATCAGACAGAGAATTCTTGAAAAGAACTGGGCTACTGAAGCGGAACTGGAAGATATTGACAACAAATCCCGTGCTTTCGTGGAAGACTGCATAGAGTTCATGGAGAATTCACCGTACCCGGATCCTGAAAAAATCTACGAGTATGTTTATGCTCAGGAAGATTATCCTTTCCTGGACAAGGTGGAAAATAACTAG
- a CDS encoding BlaI/MecI/CopY family transcriptional regulator has translation MNINSLTTAEEKLMTVLWKLDSFYMKNVMEDHPEPKPHQNTVSTYLKILVEKGFLSTSREGRIFKYKVVIPYEDYRRFLLRNFLTQFCNNSPEELLNLLQKEKILQPQSVKPIEKADVKPKKEKKKQRFKIAEEILKTGKKKKKKKK, from the coding sequence ATGAACATAAACAGCCTGACCACTGCCGAGGAAAAACTGATGACCGTACTCTGGAAACTGGACTCCTTTTATATGAAAAATGTGATGGAGGATCATCCGGAGCCCAAACCGCATCAAAATACCGTATCCACCTATCTTAAAATACTTGTGGAGAAAGGATTTCTTTCTACAAGCCGGGAGGGACGGATCTTTAAATACAAGGTGGTAATCCCCTATGAAGATTACCGCAGATTTCTGTTAAGGAATTTCCTGACTCAGTTCTGCAATAACTCACCTGAAGAATTACTGAACCTTCTCCAGAAGGAAAAAATTCTGCAGCCACAATCCGTGAAGCCAATCGAGAAAGCAGATGTAAAACCTAAGAAGGAGAAAAAGAAGCAACGCTTTAAAATTGCTGAAGAAATACTAAAAACGGGAAAGAAGAAAAAAAAGAAAAAGAAATAA
- a CDS encoding phosphatase PAP2 family protein, giving the protein MVSFTKQFHPMTPPNANTPPLILISRLISNFFNPLTSLFLYYVYYSYLHYGWQQALLEFMPILFILILPVSIWIYWNYKKGNYSNMDVSNREQRKSLYMMIALALLVYLAVNYLLDGQVDLTVLFLFVLLILMQISNFYIKSSMHTALNFYTAALFYTFDPLVGLVWCGIAVLVGVTRVILKRHTPNEVLMGAVLAIAVSFAYLYTDNLLSN; this is encoded by the coding sequence ATGGTTAGTTTTACCAAGCAGTTCCATCCTATGACGCCACCCAACGCAAATACCCCGCCGCTGATCCTCATTTCCAGGTTAATATCCAATTTTTTCAATCCGCTTACCTCGCTTTTCCTGTATTATGTATATTACAGTTACCTGCATTACGGTTGGCAGCAGGCCTTATTGGAGTTCATGCCCATCCTTTTTATATTGATCCTGCCTGTAAGCATCTGGATTTACTGGAATTATAAAAAAGGGAATTACAGCAATATGGACGTTTCCAACCGTGAACAGCGTAAGAGTCTCTATATGATGATTGCGCTGGCGCTTTTGGTTTATCTTGCCGTAAACTACCTTTTGGACGGTCAGGTAGACCTCACGGTCCTCTTTCTTTTTGTGCTTCTTATATTGATGCAGATCAGCAACTTTTACATTAAAAGTTCCATGCATACTGCCCTTAATTTCTACACTGCTGCGCTTTTCTATACCTTCGATCCGCTGGTAGGACTTGTCTGGTGTGGGATTGCTGTGCTGGTAGGCGTAACCAGAGTGATCCTGAAAAGACATACTCCCAATGAGGTGCTGATGGGCGCAGTGCTGGCTATCGCCGTATCTTTTGCCTATCTTTATACCGACAACCTGCTTAGTAACTGA